One region of Miscanthus floridulus cultivar M001 chromosome 19, ASM1932011v1, whole genome shotgun sequence genomic DNA includes:
- the LOC136526228 gene encoding uncharacterized protein — protein MHLAAFHLHGDALTWFIRWEQEIGHPSWPQFSEAIDRRFRPPLHHNHLGDLTNTRQTGALDNYTNQFLLTLTKVTGLSIAQQGMLYTAGLASTLEIDIQLQRPPDLEIAIALARKFKTSSTLQKSDQHHQDELDIQISLSAVTGITTSQTMQVQLSINGHDFLALLDSGSTHNFIDSVKGLMI, from the coding sequence ATGCACCTAGCGGCATTCCATCTACATGGGGACGCCCTCACCTGGTTCATCAGATGGGAGCAGGAAATTGGCCACCCAAGTTGGCCCCAATTTTCTGAAGCAATTGACAGACGCTTCAGGCCACCACTCCACCACAATCATCTAGGGGACCTCACCAACACCCGTCAGACAGGAGCACTGGACAATTATACAAATCAGTTCCTCCTGACGTTAACCAAGGTAACAGGCCTCTCAATTGCTCAACAAGGAATGCTATACACTGCAGGATTAGCATCAACATTGGAAATAGACATCCAACTTCAACGACCCCCCGACTTGGAAATAGCAATTGCACTGGCTCGCAAATTTAAGACTTCCAGCACCCTACAGAAGTCCGACCAGCACCATCAGGACGAGCTGGACATCCAAATTTCACTGAGTGCAGTTACGGGAATCACCACGAGCCAGACAATGCAGGTACAACTTTCCATCAACGGCCACGACTTCCTAGCACTGTTGGACTCCGGCTCTACCCACAATTTCATAGACTCTGTCAAGGGCCTTATGATCTAG